The DNA window ACATCAACTAGCAAGTACCCACACGCATTGCTTGATTAAATTTTTAAAGAACGATTCGCTCATCAGAGCGGGGGGCGCATTCTATAGAAGGCCGACCCATTGTCAACAGTAGTTATTAAATAATTATGAGGCGATTATTCAACTACTTTTTCCCACTGCTTTTTTAGCGAGTCACCCTAGTTGGGAGGCCGCATTCTACAGACAGCTGGCATACAGTCAACAAGTATTTTCTTTAATTTCTCAACTGGCCCCCAAGCCGCTAAATGCGTTGAAAAAGATGGTATTTTTTCTTGCCCAATCGAACGAGAAAAAAGCGCCCAAACAATGCATTAGTTGAGGCAAACAATTCAGCCGCCTTCATGTTGTAGTCCGCACCTATAGCACGACCATTAATAAAGACTGATTCGCGACCCAGAGCATCTTTTACTTCCCGGCCAGCTTTCGCCATCCCGCAGTCCACTAACAGGCTTGTGAGGGGCTTTTCCGCTAAATCGGCGACTGGCAACTCGGATGAGGGCATACCGTCCAAGCATAACTGTTCAAAGTCGGATTCTGGCAACTGATTGGGATCGCCAGTGAATAGGGCTTCGGTGATTCGCAGGGCAGCTGCAAGGCCCTCCTCACCGTGCACTAGGCGAGTCGCCTCACGCGCCAACACAGCCTGACCCTGAGGCTTGCCCTCGGCCCTAACGTCAGCGTCTTCAACCGCACTGATTTCCTCTAATGACAAAAAGGTGAAATAGCGCAGAAATTTATACACGTCGGCATCAGCGACATTTAGCCAAAACTGGTAAAACGCCAGGGGAGAGGTTTTTGCCGGATCTAGCCAAACAGCTCCCGCCTCGGTCTTGCCAAATTTGCTACCGTCGGCTTTGGTTATAAGAGGCACGGTTAGAGCAAAGCATTGCGATTGATTCTGGCGACGAGCCAGATCAATACCGCCTACTATATTGCCCCATTGATCACTACCCCCTATCTGCAGCGTACAGTTATAACGCCGGTTCAATTCGGCAAAGTCCATGCCCTGTAACAGGGAATAGGAGAATTCGGTAAAGGAAATTCCCGAGCCCTCGCGGTCAAGGCGCAGCTTTACCGATTCTTTGTTGATCATATTGTTGACTGAGAAGTGCTTGCCAACATCACGGAGAAACTCCAATGCCGACATCTTTTCGGTCCAGTCAAGGTTATTAGCGACCAGTGCGGAGTTCTCCCCGCAATCAAAATCTATAAACTGACTAACTTGGCCTTTGATTTTATCGGCCCAGCTTGCAATCACATCGGGCGTGTTGAGTTTTCGCTCAGCAGCTT is part of the SAR92 clade bacterium H455 genome and encodes:
- the tyrS gene encoding tyrosine--tRNA ligase, with translation MKQSGSQIINQLRQRGLVAQVSADKELEEHLDQPRALYCGFDPTADSLHLGHLVPLLVLKRFQEAGHTPIALVGGATGMIGDPSFKAAERKLNTPDVIASWADKIKGQVSQFIDFDCGENSALVANNLDWTEKMSALEFLRDVGKHFSVNNMINKESVKLRLDREGSGISFTEFSYSLLQGMDFAELNRRYNCTLQIGGSDQWGNIVGGIDLARRQNQSQCFALTVPLITKADGSKFGKTEAGAVWLDPAKTSPLAFYQFWLNVADADVYKFLRYFTFLSLEEISAVEDADVRAEGKPQGQAVLAREATRLVHGEEGLAAALRITEALFTGDPNQLPESDFEQLCLDGMPSSELPVADLAEKPLTSLLVDCGMAKAGREVKDALGRESVFINGRAIGADYNMKAAELFASTNALFGRFFLVRLGKKKYHLFQRI